Below is a window of Littorina saxatilis isolate snail1 linkage group LG2, US_GU_Lsax_2.0, whole genome shotgun sequence DNA.
AATCGCAAAAAGTTTCTCaatatgaaaatagaaataaaattaccaattaaaaaaaactttctttttagACTGATTTTTCaggacattttcaaggtcgttagtggcaggttttactgtatttgTGTGCTGTCCCCTCCAAGCTGGATTTAGTCCAGTAATGATAATAATATATGATTTTTGTAAAGTATTGATTCATAAAAACAGACTTGTGACactgtgtttctttgtgtgtgttgacaggCCTCCAATTGTGCGTGTGAGTGACAAGGTGATGATTCCTCAGGAggaacaccctgacatcaacTTTGTCGGCCTGCTCATCGGTCCGCGTGGCAACACTTTGAAAAATCTGGAAAAGGAGGTAAGCTTCAGATACGCTTTTGTCAGTTGTGAAAACCTGAGAATGCTGTTGAACTTCTTCTGCTTATTTTAATGTTATGTGCGGTTGTTAATTTTGGTTTTAATTTTGTTACACATAGTGCATAGCATGTAGCTTCAGTCATTTTCACTGAGGCAATAAGCGTTATTGCTGTGTATTCACAGTTGTGCTTTTTCAGACAAGTGCTAAGATTATGGGAAATTCTTGTTTTGTAAGGCTGTGTAtgaatatgtgcgtgtgtgtgctcacATGTGTAAATGCTTTTGTGCGAATTTGGTTGTATAATTTGCTCTCTTGCTTTCAGACTGGTGCTAAGATCATCATTCGCGGCAAAGGATCCGTCAAAGAAGGAAAGATTGGCCGCAAGGATGGTCAACCTCTACCGGGAGAAGACGAACCTCTGCATGCGTATGTGACTGCAAACAACCCAGAGAATGTGAAGAAAGCTGTGGAAAAGGTGAGGCGTAGTTCTACCTTGCTTCATCTTTCTTGTCAAACGTTAACATGGTACAGTTGCTTTTAGTGAAGTGAAGGAATAACTACACTCAGTCTCTGAGAAACAGAGAACAATGTGTTGAACTGTTGTGTTGATTCTAGGAAGAAGAACAGCTGCTAattgaaacaactttttttttttacttattcagatttatttttgtgttcatctattttaattttttaaaaattgttttGTTGCAGATAAAGGAAATAATTCGCCAGGGCATAGAGGTTCCCGAAGGTCAGAATGATCTTCGGCGACAGCAGCTGAGGGAACTGGCTCTACTGAACGGAACTCTGCGGGAAAATGATGGTTTGGCGTAAGTTGACAGCTATGAATCGTATGATGCTTCTGTATGGGTTCACTTTGAGCATGACATTttgaaaatgaaaggaaatgAATGGCAACTTTCAGAGCAAATTGGCTTTATATCTCTATTGGGCTAACAATCAACCGTGATGTCAAAAAAGAAAGGTCACCTGTATTTATCATACCACAaagtgtgttggggggggggggggggggggggtagtcttGGCATTTGAGTAATCTTCAGACAAAGATCATGCCTTGAAACAAATACGAATTGGTTAATATGCTGAATATGTTAATAATATTTTGAGTCACTGATTAAAAAAGTCCATCTGTTCACAAGTCTTTTGTGACATTATAAAAAGAGTCCATGTTCTTAAAACATTGAAGCACTGGGCAAGGTATTGTCTCTGAATGCCTCAAAATGGATACAAATAGAGGTTACGGTCAGATTTTTGTTCTCTGATTTCTGATACCTGATAGTTCTTCCTTGATGATTTTCTGATAACTCATACTGTTTCCTCAATGACTGTGCAGGAAGCTAAAGCAAATTGCACAGGCACAGACGATCGTGACCAACACCATTCTCTGCACGGTGTGTGGCGGTGCTGGGCACATCGCTCAGGACTGCAAAGAAAGGAAGTATGTactcagtatgtgtgtgtgtttgttggtcttgtgtgtgtttggattgTAGGGGATTTGAAAGGATGGAGACAGTAGCTAGATTTAGAGAGAAGAACAAAGCCCACCACTTTCTCTTCGCCACCTTATTTTCTCTTGCCCGCTGGGATGCGCGCGCACAACGAAACTCAACAGTGCGTGTTAAAAAGTCACGGTTTAGACTGACGCCAGCAGAGAagttctgggggggggggggggtgactctAAACTCCAAATGTATCGGCTGTGCTAAAGATAAATCTCCCAGGTACGAGTCAGATAAAACTGTTCATCCACTTCTTGAGCTGAAGACCATGCGTCAACAAGCCATAACTACTCTACACTTCACTGTTGGTTGCACCCCCTAGTGAAGCACACAGATTGACTTGTGATGCAGTCCGATCGGTTGATTAAAACGCTAGGCAATGTATTACTGTAATCCCAACTCTCTAATTTGTCAGTGTATTGTTTGAAAATGAAATGTCTCGGCTGAGGACAGGAAATGAGGAATAAATaagtaaaaaatgtttgtggtTTTCCTGCAGACCTGGAGACTCGTTCAGAATGACACAGGTACAGACTTCTACTGACCGTGCCAAGATGGACAGTGAGGTAAGTTACTTCTTGTCACAATTTTCTTTCTGAAAAAGATGAAATTGTACCCACTAATCAGACAATGAAGTTGTATTTTATTGAATTATTGGCATACAAATAGTAGATGCTGAGAGTGGTAGCCtgttttttcttccttctttttttgaAATGCAATTATGCTTAGTCACACGTCACATCTTATGTGTCCAAAAAGATAGTTGCTGTGCGTATTAACCCACCGATAATTTATGTTGTGTACCACAGTAGactgattgattttttttacatatgctgataagaaaaaaatgttaaagGACAAACTAACCATAACAATTACTCCCACAAGCTGTGATCTTTCTCAATGTATAAAACCTTGTAGTAAAATCTtgaattgttttgtttgcttgataCAGTACATGTCTCTGATGGCTGAGCTGGGAGAGGGACCCCCGCCCAAGTCAACATCAGCACCCACCCAACAATCTCACCGGCCACAGCTTTTCCACAACCAGATGCCACCCAATCCTATGGTCAGTACTTGTGTCACATGTCAAGTTACAGTGACAGTTGTCATTTACCACACCATACAATAACATATTAATGAAAAGCAGAAGAAGATGGCTTAGGAAAGTAGGTAGGCAGGTTGAAATTATTTTTCTAATCTGATCAAACTCATTTGCCAGATAGATTATAGGCCTAGATAGAAATATAATTCTGATACTATCAAGTGAACTTTTGAATAGACCTGAAATTCAGATCTGACCCAGCTGAAAGTAGAATCTGAAATTTAGATCTCAGCCAGTTGAAATCAGAAGTAAGTCTGATTTCTTACATATAGAATGTGAATGTAGTCAGATTCCAATCTCAGTCATGGAATATATTTTCTCTGTGTTCAGTGTTCTAGCAGAGAAACTTGTACATGGCAGCTCACTGTCTCCAGGGAAAAAGCAACCTGAATTTGCATGAGGGTTTacttcacaggactatataacaTTATCTTACCAAACCTTACGTAACCGGTAATCTGGCCATACTTTAAGCCGCTTCGGGTCATTTAGGATGACGAAGCAAAGACTCTTCTACGAATGTATGGTACAATGTGACAGGCTTTCAACCCACcctggcaacaacaacagcagcagcatcaccatcatcatcatcagcagcagcaacagcactcAACGCCCCGCCCGCTAGCACTGCAAGCCCCCCCTTCCATGGTGCCCCCCATGTCTCAGCAGAACCGCATGCCACCTTCCCTCCCCCTGCCCAACCCCATGGCCTCTCAGGGCCCACCCCCGATGAGACCGTGGCAGCCACCCCAGCTCAACACTACTACACCGTCCCTGCTGCCTAACCCCTCAGTTCCTATGGGTGAGTGATGGATTCACTTTTGTCTTGaactttttttctgaaaaatTTGTTGATCTCAATATGTGTGCCTCAGAAAATGTAAAATCTTGTGCACACTAGTTGCAGAGGAGGCAGTCAGTGCTAAGCTATTTGTTCTCTTATCAACTCATTTATTCCCTTTACTTTGTTGAAATTGTTGTAACTTTATGATTTTCTGGTGGCTTTGGTCTTTAAGAAAAATAATCAAGACCCCTTTTTGTCCAGTTACAGAACAAGCTTCTAAGGCCTAATCATTGAAAATGTTGCAGCACTGTAGATTGATAATTTGTCATGATCAGCACAGCTGCAATAGTGTGAAGACAACAGGAAATGGTCCTTGTGGTCGACAATGTCACGTCAACAGTGCATCGAGTATATTATCccaatacagtaaaacctgcatccagcggacccttatttcggcggacaccttTGCATCACGGACaattcaagtgaggacggatgtattttacactcaaaaacaccttaacactattgtgactagcattgccacggcgttaacgtcctgcctgcccaagcttgccaccaagaaacttcccaaaaaacagtaactgtaaagaaatctgtctagcaagcttgaattaagtccaatcaccaccacattttgtgtactaattaaaaaatggatgcccagttcagtcgtgctatttataagtttgtcacgcaatttgttttagcaaagggggggtgaaagggggataatttgtgtttttttgtgtgtgttttcttttccactgcttttttaaaagttattttttaacagaaagtattataaataatgttataaccaaacaaggtgtaaaacatatgaattagctgaaatattgttaacattctacacagaaataaggagacagtacaaagaaaaaaacaagcaaatcccgcattcactcacagcatcctgactcaaatgaaacaaaactgtgacactcaccaaatgatgtctaggtaatccatattgaatataagtcacattttcacaacaaagtcccaactgtacacctatgaacatttccaaaaggaaatgttgtctaaaaaacagctatttttgagtcacttgagaaaaagtgactatgtaatcggtcagtgttagtctgtccggccggccggccgtccagccggccggccggccgtccgtagacaccaccttaacgttggacttttctcggaaactatcaaagcgatcgggctcatattttgtttagtcgtgacctccaatgacctctacactttaacgatggtttcgttgacctttgacctttttcaaggtcacaggtcagcgtcaaaggaaaaattagacattttatatcttttctcggaaactatcaaagcgatcgggctcatattttgtttagtcgtgacctccaatgacctctacactttaacgatggtttcgttgacctttgacctttttcaaggtcacaggtcagcgtcaaaggaaaaattagacattttatatctttgacaaagttcatcggatgtgattgaaactttgtaggattattctttacatcaaagtatttacatctgtagccttttacgaacgttatcagaaaaacaagggagataactagccttttctgttcggcaacacacaacttaacgttgggcttttctcggaaactataaaagtgaccgggctcaaattttatgtgaacgtgactcattgtgttgtgaatagcaatttcttcctgtccatctgatgcctcatataatattcagaactgcgaaagtgactcgatcgagcgtttgctcttcttgttcacatttttcccattttctctgaagtttttgagattgaatacatcacctatatatgatatatagggcaaagtaagccccatcttttgataccagtttggtttaccttgcttcaaggtcaaggtcacaggagctcttcaaagttggattgtatacatattttgaagtgaccttgaccctgaactatggaagataactgtttcaaacttaaaaattatgtggggcacatgttatgctttcatcatgagacacatttggtcacatatgatcaaggtcaaggtcactttgacccttatgaaatgtgaccaaaataaggtagtgaaccactaaaagtgaccatatctcatggtagaaagagccaataagcaccattgtacttgctatgtcttgaattaacagctttgtgttgcatgaccttggatggccttgaccttgggtcaaggtcacatgtattttggtaggaaaaatgtgtaaagcagttcttagtgtatgatgtcattgctaggtttagttatttgaccttgaccctgaaggtcaaggtcatgtcaaggtcaagcatgtgagtcgtatgggctttgcccttcttgttattacatgtaatgaaagaaaatgaaagaaCTAAACATGCATAGACACTCTATTTACATTTATtaataaacatgcacacacatacaataaaACTACATGTACCACTAACAATCATGTAATTCATTTGgctgttgggtttttttccaaaaaagtgtcggcgcattcatattcataagaaaggacaccttgctacaaaggacagtggcaaggtTCCCCAAGAGTGTCCTTTactcgcaggttttactgtaatgGCATCACCTCGATATCAacattaccccccgcgggttagggggaagaatttacccaatgctccccagcatgtcctaagaggcgactaacggatgtCAAGCAGTGTGTGGGGGGTGTTGGGTCCTTTGTCCTGGAGACTTGCGTTCTCCCGGTGAGGTGGTGTGTTGTGCTACGTTGCGGGcccctggagcgattttttgattggtgcttttgtgaacaggaAACAATTGACGAGTGGCTCTGTCCCATCTCCCCccattccccgtcgcgatataaccttcgtggttgaaaacgatgttaaacaccaaataaagaaagaaagaaagactaacggattctgtttctccttttacccttgttaagtgtttcttgtatagaatatagtcaatttttgtaaagattttagtcaagcagtatgtaagaaatgttaagtcctttgtactggaaacttgcattcttccagtaaggtcatatattgtactacgttgcaagcccctggagcaaatttttgattagtgcttttgtaaacaagaaacaattgacaagtggctctatcccctctcccccctttctccgtcgcgatataaccttcgtggttgaaaacgatgttaaacaccaaataaagaaaagatatCAACATTTCTTCACTAAGTTTCTGCAACAAGGTGTTGTTTTCACGTACAGGTGTCCCACCCCCGCATAACATGCAGATGTCGGCACCACCCCCACCGCCAAACAGTCAGGCCCAGCCCAACATGCCCTGGAGCCTCAACTCTCTGCAGTCCACTATGGCACAAGCTGGAATGGGCCAGCCTGGCATGCAGCAGCCCGTTATGCAACAGCCCGGTATGCAACAGCCTGGCATGCAGCAGCCAGGTATGCAACAGCCCGGCATGCAGCAGCCCGGCATGCAACAGCCTGGCATGCAGCAGCCTGGCATGCAGCAGCCCGGCATGCAGCAGCCCGGTATGCAACAGCCCGGTATGCAACAACCAGGTAGGGCAACTTGGTGGCGTTGAATGGTAAGCAgggcattttgtgtgtgtgtgtgtgtgtgtgtcactgtgtgtgtgggtgtgtcactgtgtgtgtgtgtgtgtgtcactgtgtgtgtgggtgtgtttgtgtcgctgtgcgtgtgtgtcactgtgtgtgtgtgagtgtggacgCTGTAGGCTGGCTAAAAACTTTAAAAGTCAGTGTCACATGCGGATAAAATGCATCTGTGCAAGGATGGTGAAAGATTTTCAGCTGACTTGAGCAAAAGTTACAACTTGTTACTGAGTGGCGTAATCATCTTCTGAGTTATCTTGGAACCCATCTGGAAAGAGTTCAAGGGAGTTCAATGAAATTCCTTCTGCTTGAGGCAGTCTCCAAGCATTATCCCTGTTCTTTGTACTGTAcatttaatttttaaaaattacTTGTTCTCGCTGCAGGAGTAAGCATAGCCATGGTGCCACCCCCACAAGTGCAGACCACCACCAGCGCCCCTTGGCAGCAAAACCCCATGGGTATGGCTTCTCTGCCACCGtggcaacagcaacaacagcaccaACAGTCCGCCCCACCACCAGtgccaccacccccaccaccacaaaACGGGCAGCAGGGTTTCAGCCACAtgccccctccaccccctccaACTGGCTTTGACATGGGGCAGCAGATGGGATCGGGGAATCCTATGATGGTggctccccctcctcctccccctcccccacactgATGTGCTGGACAAAACGGAAAAAAATCAGAACAGTGACTGCAGATACATTTTTAAGGGGATTGTTTTGAGTGATGCTGTGGAGAAATTATATGGATGCAATCTGATTTCCTGCACTTGCTTTGAGGGagaaaataaattgtcatgtgTAATTGTGTGCTTATCATTTTCATTATTCTGACTGTTAAACATGTTTAGCGCAGATCTCAGAAGAAACCTGTTTTCACTTCATGTTATACTGTCACTTTGTTTCTCATCAGTTGTCATCGTCACCCAAGAAATAAGACATTTTTGTTACACATGCTTGTACGGCCACGTGTTATTTTGCTATTTCTTTCCTTGCATTCTGGTCTGCAGGCCTTTCCATGATGCCTGGTTTGTAATCTAAACATTGAACTTTGATCTCTTGTGAATTTTAGGTTGGAAGAAACCTCGAAAACATGGAATCCACTATGAACTTTTACATTGTTACGACAATATCTAAGACCTGTACATGTTTGAAGTGTTCTCTGATGAGAGATACCCTAAAGAAGCCTTGCAAACTTGACTTGTTAATGATTTTTCTAGGTAGACACCTTGTAAAGATGCTTGAGACCCCTCCCCATTGCATTCTGCTTACTCTGTCAAACAGATCAGTGATATTAACTCGTATCAGTGTAGTAAGCAACAGTTACAttccaacaacaaaatcaagaaATTGTTAGTTACTGTTCTTCATGTCTTCTGTAACTTCGTCTGACTGTTGATTTTCACATGTCATTTGAATGTTTATGTACACCATTTCCAGTCGGCAAAATCACTGTTCAAAAAGCTGTATTcagactttttgtgtgtgtccctctctgtctcttcatcatctctttcttcttttattttggtgATTTTCGAATGACAGCATTCATGAATAATGTATATTTGCTGTAGATTTTAGATGCATTGATTTATTTAAAGTTTTTGTTGTGTTCAATTCATCTGCGTGCTTTTACATGTTTTGTCATCATTTCAAATTGTAATAAAGTGATAGCTCTTTTATGTTtggattttaatgacaaaaggtTGCTTCTGTAATGAAGGGAATTGGGTTATCAGAGTTTGTGTGAGAGTTGATGGCAGACAC
It encodes the following:
- the LOC138958280 gene encoding splicing factor 1-like isoform X2, yielding MFGAPQGIKRPSGFDMGEWGGNGDDSNDGTGRKKKKRSRWNTEIDDKTVIPGMPTTIPPNLSKEQEKQYIVHLQIEEISRKLRSGDLGISPNPEDRSPSPEPIYNNEGKRLNTREYRTRKKLEDERHQLVVEAWKLNPNYKPPADYKPPIVRVSDKVMIPQEEHPDINFVGLLIGPRGNTLKNLEKETGAKIIIRGKGSVKEGKIGRKDGQPLPGEDEPLHAYVTANNPENVKKAVEKIKEIIRQGIEVPEGQNDLRRQQLRELALLNGTLRENDGLAKLKQIAQAQTIVTNTILCTVCGGAGHIAQDCKERKPGDSFRMTQVQTSTDRAKMDSEYMSLMAELGEGPPPKSTSAPTQQSHRPQLFHNQMPPNPMAFNPPWQQQQQQHHHHHHQQQQQHSTPRPLALQAPPSMVPPMSQQNRMPPSLPLPNPMASQGPPPMRPWQPPQLNTTTPSLLPNPSVPMGVPPPHNMQMSAPPPPPNSQAQPNMPWSLNSLQSTMAQAGMGQPGMQQPVMQQPGMQQPGMQQPGMQQPGMQQPGMQQPGMQQPGMQQPGMQQPGMQQPGMQQPGRATWWR
- the LOC138958280 gene encoding splicing factor 1-like isoform X1, which encodes MFGAPQGIKRPSGFDMGEWGGNGDDSNDGTGRKKKKRSRWNTEIDDKTVIPGMPTTIPPNLSKEQEKQYIVHLQIEEISRKLRSGDLGISPNPEDRSPSPEPIYNNEGKRLNTREYRTRKKLEDERHQLVVEAWKLNPNYKPPADYKPPIVRVSDKVMIPQEEHPDINFVGLLIGPRGNTLKNLEKETGAKIIIRGKGSVKEGKIGRKDGQPLPGEDEPLHAYVTANNPENVKKAVEKIKEIIRQGIEVPEGQNDLRRQQLRELALLNGTLRENDGLAKLKQIAQAQTIVTNTILCTVCGGAGHIAQDCKERKPGDSFRMTQVQTSTDRAKMDSEYMSLMAELGEGPPPKSTSAPTQQSHRPQLFHNQMPPNPMAFNPPWQQQQQQHHHHHHQQQQQHSTPRPLALQAPPSMVPPMSQQNRMPPSLPLPNPMASQGPPPMRPWQPPQLNTTTPSLLPNPSVPMGVPPPHNMQMSAPPPPPNSQAQPNMPWSLNSLQSTMAQAGMGQPGMQQPVMQQPGMQQPGMQQPGMQQPGMQQPGMQQPGMQQPGMQQPGMQQPGMQQPGMQQPGVSIAMVPPPQVQTTTSAPWQQNPMGMASLPPWQQQQQHQQSAPPPVPPPPPPQNGQQGFSHMPPPPPPTGFDMGQQMGSGNPMMVAPPPPPPPPH